One window of Erinaceus europaeus chromosome 6, mEriEur2.1, whole genome shotgun sequence genomic DNA carries:
- the GDI2 gene encoding rab GDP dissociation inhibitor beta: MNEEYDVIVLGTGLTECILSGIMSVNGKKVLHMDRNPYYGGESASITPLEDLYKRFKLPGTPPTSMGRGRDWNVDLIPKFLMANGQLVKMLLYTEVTRYLDFKVIEGSFVYKGGKIYKVPSTEAEALASSLMGLFEKRRFRKFLVYVANFDEKDPRTFEGIDPQKTAMRDVYKKFDLGQDVIDFTGHALALYRTDDYLDQPCSETINRIKLYSESLARYGKSPYLYPLYGLGELPQGFARLSAIYGGTYMLNKPIEEIIVENGKVIGVKSEGEIARCKQLICDPSYVKDRVEKVGQVIRVICVLSHPIKNTNDANSCQIIIPQNQVNRKSDIYVCMISSAHNVAAQGKYIAIVSTTVETKEPEREIRPALELLEPIEQKFVSISDLLVPKDLGKESQIFISRAYDATTHFETTCDDIKDIYKRMTGSEFDFEEMKRKKNDIYGED; this comes from the exons ATGAATGAGGAGTACGACGTGATCGTGCTGGGCACCGGCCTGACG GAATGTATCCTGTCAGGTATAATGTCTGTGAATGGAAAGAAAGTTCTTCACATGGATAGAAATCCGTATTATGGAGGAGAAAGTGCATCAATAACACCTCTGGAAGAT ttatacaaaagatttaaaCTACCAGGAACACCACCGACAtcaatggggagaggaagagactggAATGTTGACTTAATTCCCAAGTTCCTTATGGCTAATG GCCAGTTGGTTAAAATGCTGCTTTATACAGAGGTTACCCGCTATCTGGATTTTAAAGTGATTGAAGGGAGCTTTGTCTATAAGGGAGGAAAAATCTACAAGGTCCCTTCCACAGAGGCAGAAGCCTTGGCATCCA gtttaatgGGACTCTTTGAAAAACGCCGCTTCAGAAAATTTCTAGTGTATGTTGCCAACTTCGATGAAAAAGATCCTAGAACTTTTGAGGGCATTGATCCTCAGAAGACTGCAATGCGGGACGTGTATAAGAAGTTTGACTTGGGACAAGATGTCATAGATTTCACTGGTCACGCCCTTGCACTTTACAGAACAGatga cTACTTagaccagccatgctctgaaacCATTAATAGGATTAAACTCTACAGCGAGTCTTTGGCAAGATATGGCAAAAGCCCATATCTTTATCCTCTCTATGGACTTGGAGAACTGCCACAAGGATTTGCAAG GCTGAGTGCTATCTATGGAGGAACCTACATGCTGAATAAACCAATTGAAGAAATTATTGTGGAAAATGGAAAAGTTATTGGTGTAAAATCTGAGGGCGAG ATTGCTCGCTGCAAGCAGCTCATCTGCGACCCCAGCTACGTCAAAGACCGGGTGGAGAAGGTGGGCCAGGTGATCAGAGTCATCTGCGTCCTCAGCCATCCCATCAAGAACACCAACGATGCCAACTCCTGCCAGATCATCATTCCACAGAACCAAGTCAATCGGAAGTCAG ACATCTACGTCTGCATGATCTCCTCTGCACACAATGTCGCCGCCCAAGGGAAGTACATCGCCATAGTCAGCACAACTGTGGAGACCAAGGAgcctgagagagagatcagaCCAGCTCTGGAGCTCTTGGAACCTATCGAACAGAA ATTTGTTAGCATCAGTGACCTCCTCGTACCAAAGGATCTGGGCAAAGAAAGTCAG atctTTATTTCTCGTGCATACGATGCCACAACTCACTTTGAGACAACCTGCGACGACATTAAAGACATCTATAAGAGGATGACAGGATCAGAGTTTGACTTTGAGGAAATGAAGCGCAAGAAAAACGACATCTATGGGGAAGACTAA